Proteins encoded within one genomic window of Akkermansiaceae bacterium:
- a CDS encoding sulfatase: MRFAAVLCLGWVTVSAAWAKPMNIVLLYADDWRHDSLGVAGNPVLETPVLDALSAKGVRFTENRVTTAICGVSRATLLTGQWMSRHGNESFQMFRAPWEQTFPGVLRESGYHLGHVGKWHCGKFPAKRFDFARAYSGKHWMKDEQGNDIHVTAKNEKDSLEFLRDRPKDKPFCLTVAFFATHAEDANPEQFLPQKESMALYADQVIPVPPNMTEESFRRLPPFIANGKNEGRARWHWRFDKPEKYQRMMKNYYRMASEVDATCGRILEELERQGVRGETLVIFTTDNGFFHGEHGLADKWYPYQESIRVPLIIDDPRMRAAVRGIANEALTLNVDLAPTILSAAGAKVPEGMQGRDISPLYLSSDPVMWRSEYFYEHATIRNTDFIPSSQALVRKDWKYFHWPDFGKEQLFDLTNDPREEHDLAEEPAHAGRLVEMRERFCELREAAK, encoded by the coding sequence ATGAGATTTGCCGCGGTCCTTTGCCTGGGTTGGGTCACTGTTTCCGCCGCGTGGGCGAAGCCGATGAACATCGTCCTGCTCTATGCGGACGACTGGCGGCATGACTCGCTAGGCGTGGCGGGAAACCCGGTGCTGGAAACACCGGTGCTCGATGCACTCTCCGCAAAGGGCGTGCGCTTCACGGAGAACCGCGTGACCACCGCGATCTGCGGGGTGAGCCGCGCGACCCTGCTGACCGGCCAGTGGATGTCCCGCCACGGCAACGAGTCATTCCAGATGTTCCGCGCCCCGTGGGAACAGACCTTTCCCGGAGTGCTGCGGGAGAGCGGCTATCATCTCGGCCATGTGGGGAAATGGCACTGCGGGAAATTTCCCGCGAAGCGGTTTGATTTCGCACGCGCCTACTCCGGCAAGCACTGGATGAAGGACGAGCAGGGGAATGACATCCATGTGACCGCGAAGAACGAAAAGGACTCGCTCGAGTTCCTGCGGGACAGGCCGAAGGACAAGCCATTCTGCCTCACCGTCGCCTTCTTCGCCACGCATGCGGAGGACGCGAATCCGGAACAGTTCCTGCCGCAGAAAGAGAGCATGGCCCTGTATGCGGATCAGGTGATCCCGGTGCCGCCGAACATGACGGAGGAATCTTTCCGCAGGCTGCCGCCGTTCATCGCGAACGGAAAAAATGAAGGCCGCGCCCGCTGGCACTGGCGGTTCGATAAACCGGAGAAATACCAGCGGATGATGAAGAACTACTACCGCATGGCCTCCGAGGTGGACGCCACCTGCGGCCGCATCCTGGAGGAGTTGGAACGGCAGGGTGTGCGCGGGGAGACGCTGGTGATCTTCACCACGGACAACGGATTTTTTCACGGCGAGCATGGACTCGCGGACAAATGGTATCCTTATCAGGAGAGCATCCGTGTCCCTCTCATCATCGATGATCCGCGGATGCGGGCGGCGGTCCGGGGAATTGCCAACGAGGCGCTGACGCTCAATGTCGATCTCGCCCCCACCATCCTGTCCGCCGCCGGGGCGAAGGTTCCGGAAGGCATGCAGGGCAGGGACATCTCGCCGCTCTACCTTTCTTCAGATCCGGTGATGTGGCGCTCGGAATACTTTTACGAGCACGCGACGATCCGGAACACCGACTTCATCCCCTCGTCACAGGCGTTGGTGCGGAAGGACTGGAAGTACTTCCATTGGCCGGATTTCGGGAAAGAGCAGCTTTTCGACCTGACCAACGATCCCCGCGAAGAGCATGATCTCGCGGAAGAGCCAGCCCATGCCGGACGGCTCGTGGAAATGCGGGAGCGGTTCTGCGAGCTGCGTGAAGCGGCGAAGTGA